One Leptolyngbya sp. NIES-2104 genomic window carries:
- a CDS encoding FAD/NAD(P)-binding oxidoreductase — MTHLLIIGGSDAGISAALRSRELDTAVEITIVLADSFPNYSICGLPFYLSGEVSDWHNLAHRKAEDIARRGIRLLMNHWAEAIDPARKIVTVKTPNGQHQTMPYDKLIIGTGGTSVSPSISGLDLPGVYPLRWMTDSFAVQKHLTEQAPQHAVIVLCHCSGRPTIKLQNFTLSECARNDVHTRCLIPSLEAQHG, encoded by the coding sequence ATGACTCACCTACTGATTATCGGGGGCAGTGATGCCGGAATTAGTGCCGCATTACGATCCAGGGAGCTAGATACTGCGGTTGAAATTACGATCGTGCTTGCCGACAGCTTTCCCAACTACAGCATCTGTGGGCTGCCCTTTTATCTGAGCGGCGAAGTGTCTGACTGGCACAACTTAGCGCATCGCAAAGCCGAGGACATTGCCCGTCGAGGAATTCGCTTATTGATGAATCATTGGGCAGAAGCGATCGATCCGGCTCGAAAAATCGTGACAGTCAAAACACCAAACGGACAGCACCAAACGATGCCTTACGACAAACTGATCATCGGCACGGGTGGAACGTCTGTGAGTCCATCGATCTCAGGGCTAGATTTACCAGGCGTTTACCCGTTGCGCTGGATGACAGACAGTTTCGCAGTGCAAAAGCATTTGACTGAGCAAGCTCCGCAACACGCTGTCATCGTCTTGTGTCATTGTTCAGGACGACCTACTATTAAACTTCAAAATTTCACCTTGAGCGAGTGTGCTAGGAATGATGTTCACACCCGCTGTCTCATACCCAGTTTGGAGGCACAACATGGCTGA
- a CDS encoding YnfA family protein translates to MIQSILFFVLAGLLEIGGGYLVWLSLREGKSVWFAVAGFIVLGLYGVIPTLQPTNFGRTYAAYGGVFVVLSILWGWFVDRIKPDKFDILGGWVVLLGVLIVMYAPRNRM, encoded by the coding sequence ATGATCCAATCCATATTGTTTTTCGTTCTGGCTGGACTCCTTGAAATTGGCGGCGGTTATCTGGTTTGGCTCTCGTTACGAGAAGGAAAGAGCGTTTGGTTCGCTGTAGCTGGATTCATTGTCCTTGGTTTATATGGGGTTATTCCAACACTGCAACCGACTAACTTTGGACGCACTTATGCAGCTTACGGCGGTGTTTTCGTCGTGCTATCTATTCTGTGGGGATGGTTCGTCGATCGGATCAAACCTGATAAGTTTGATATTCTAGGAGGCTGGGTCGTATTACTAGGCGTTTTAATTGTGATGTATGCCCCTAGAAACCGAATGTAA